The Verrucomicrobiia bacterium genome has a segment encoding these proteins:
- a CDS encoding PAS domain S-box protein: MKTLHTLLARQLRQHFGPAFEIPPEWNAFISCVNGAYGDFDADRALLEHSLELSSQELLDANSQMRAVFDALPDPVFRLNHGGTILDAKAGINGELNFDRQEWISRRIEDTPLRHVAPKFAEAIQNVAATNEPVCIEYSAVAKGHESHYEARLVPLLEKQILVLIRNITERKQSLRLLGAAVEQASEAIVITDSELHPHGPRVLFANQAFLRMSGYDASEVLGKTPHILEGPKSDPVTLQRIKDTLARGVSFHGELTNYRKDGTEFVAEWQIVPLRDSTGMVTHFLGMHRDITARKQAEANLEILNKELLSSSRQAGMAEVATSVLHNVGNVLNSVNIASACLAESLGKSKSVDLAKVADLLSHHEADLPAFFATDRKARLIPGYLAQLAKHLAGEQASAMKELALLQKNIEHIKEIVRMQQDLARTSCVTEVLSPIELVEDALRMNWSGLAGQHIEVVREFQEAPAVTTQKHQVLQILVNLIRNAKHACEATMRGDRRVIIRTTVAGSRVRISVIDNGVGIPPEHMDRIFSRGFTTKKNGHGFGLHSAVHAAKEMGGELRVVSDGPGKGATFTLELPVAQAHPVASAEAA; the protein is encoded by the coding sequence ATGAAGACCTTGCACACACTGCTTGCGAGGCAGCTCAGGCAACACTTCGGACCCGCCTTCGAAATTCCGCCCGAATGGAACGCGTTCATCAGTTGCGTCAACGGAGCCTATGGGGATTTTGATGCGGATCGGGCGCTGTTGGAACACTCGCTGGAATTGAGTTCGCAGGAGCTGCTTGATGCAAATTCGCAGATGAGGGCCGTGTTTGATGCGCTGCCCGATCCTGTTTTTCGCCTCAACCATGGCGGGACAATCCTCGACGCGAAGGCAGGCATCAACGGCGAACTGAATTTCGACCGCCAGGAATGGATCAGCCGCAGGATCGAGGACACCCCGCTCAGGCACGTTGCGCCGAAGTTCGCGGAAGCAATCCAGAACGTTGCCGCCACCAATGAACCGGTCTGCATTGAATATTCCGCTGTTGCGAAGGGGCATGAATCGCACTACGAGGCGCGCCTGGTTCCCCTTCTCGAAAAGCAGATCCTGGTTCTCATCAGGAACATCACCGAACGCAAGCAGTCCCTCCGGCTTCTGGGCGCCGCGGTCGAACAGGCGTCCGAGGCCATTGTCATCACCGATTCAGAATTGCATCCGCACGGGCCGCGCGTCCTCTTTGCAAATCAGGCGTTCCTTCGAATGAGCGGCTACGACGCCTCGGAAGTGCTCGGCAAGACGCCGCACATCCTCGAAGGACCGAAGTCGGATCCAGTCACGCTTCAACGCATCAAGGATACCCTGGCCCGCGGCGTGTCATTCCACGGAGAGTTGACCAACTACCGCAAGGACGGGACGGAATTCGTTGCGGAATGGCAGATCGTTCCGCTGCGCGACTCCACTGGAATGGTGACCCATTTTTTGGGCATGCATCGGGATATCACCGCGCGAAAACAGGCTGAAGCGAACCTCGAAATACTGAACAAGGAACTCCTCAGTTCGTCCCGGCAGGCCGGAATGGCAGAGGTGGCGACCAGCGTCCTGCACAACGTCGGCAACGTTCTCAACAGCGTCAACATTGCCTCCGCGTGCCTTGCCGAAAGCCTTGGAAAATCGAAGTCGGTCGATCTGGCCAAGGTGGCCGATCTGCTCTCCCACCACGAGGCAGATCTCCCCGCCTTCTTTGCAACGGATCGCAAGGCCCGCCTCATTCCGGGTTATCTGGCACAACTCGCGAAGCATCTTGCTGGCGAGCAGGCCTCCGCGATGAAGGAACTGGCGTTGTTGCAGAAAAACATTGAGCACATCAAGGAGATCGTCCGGATGCAGCAGGATCTTGCCAGGACTTCCTGTGTTACGGAGGTTCTCAGTCCCATTGAACTGGTCGAGGACGCATTGCGAATGAACTGGAGCGGGCTTGCGGGCCAGCACATCGAGGTCGTCCGCGAGTTTCAGGAGGCGCCCGCGGTGACTACGCAGAAGCACCAGGTCCTGCAGATTCTTGTCAATCTCATCCGCAACGCCAAACATGCCTGCGAAGCGACAATGCGGGGCGATCGCCGGGTGATCATCCGCACCACCGTCGCAGGAAGTCGCGTCAGGATTTCGGTCATCGACAACGGCGTCGGCATACCGCCCGAACACATGGACCGAATTTTCAGCCGCGGCTTCACCACCAAGAAGAATGGCCACGGTTTCGGCCTCCACAGCGCCGTGCATGCGGCAAAGGAAATGGGCGGCGAGCTTCGGGTTGTAAGCGATGGGCCCGGCAAGGGAGCCACGTTCACCCTTGAACTTCCTGTCGCCCAAGCGCATCCCGTCGCGAGCGCGGAAGCGGCGTGA
- a CDS encoding FIST N-terminal domain-containing protein, whose protein sequence is MQLAIVFGSTERMDDPRLIQSIHEFYPKAYIFGCSTAAEICGTQVIEEGVTITAIRFEHTQFRTAQVVLDEAREGFAAGERIAQSLPPAIPNPDGSEDPLAHVLVLSDGLNVNGSRFVSGAMRHLPPGVTLTGGLAGGGSHVGETLVFRDGVPARDTIAAVGLYGRRLTVGFGSLGGWDSFGPERLITRSSGNVLYELDGQPALALYKRYLGDQARGLPGTGLYFPLSIRSTPNGNAVVRSFLAVDEATQSLTFTADIPGGAYARLMKANIDRLIDGAAHAAQTSRDAPGTEPDLAILFSCIGRKLVLKQRVEEEVDAVREVLGPRAVMTGFYSHGEISPFAPGQKCELHNQTMSITTLTER, encoded by the coding sequence ATGCAGTTGGCCATTGTATTCGGGTCCACCGAGCGCATGGACGATCCTCGATTAATCCAGTCGATCCATGAGTTTTATCCCAAGGCTTACATTTTCGGTTGTTCGACGGCCGCGGAAATTTGCGGAACGCAGGTGATTGAAGAAGGGGTGACCATCACGGCCATTCGCTTTGAACACACCCAATTCCGCACCGCGCAAGTCGTTCTGGACGAAGCCAGGGAAGGTTTTGCCGCGGGCGAACGAATTGCACAAAGCCTTCCACCCGCGATCCCCAACCCCGACGGCTCAGAAGATCCACTCGCGCATGTCCTTGTGCTGTCGGACGGTTTGAACGTCAACGGCAGCCGGTTTGTTTCGGGAGCAATGCGGCACCTTCCGCCCGGCGTCACGCTGACGGGCGGGCTCGCTGGAGGAGGTTCTCACGTGGGCGAGACGCTGGTGTTCCGGGACGGCGTGCCTGCGAGAGACACGATTGCAGCGGTCGGATTGTATGGAAGGCGGCTCACGGTGGGATTCGGGTCTTTGGGGGGATGGGATTCCTTCGGCCCTGAACGACTCATTACGCGGTCGAGCGGAAACGTCCTTTATGAGCTGGACGGGCAACCCGCCCTCGCGCTTTACAAGCGATACCTCGGCGACCAGGCCAGGGGATTGCCGGGAACGGGACTTTATTTTCCATTGAGCATTCGCTCGACACCCAACGGCAACGCTGTGGTTCGATCCTTCCTGGCGGTGGATGAAGCGACACAAAGCCTGACGTTCACGGCGGATATTCCTGGAGGCGCCTACGCGCGCCTCATGAAAGCCAATATCGACCGCCTGATCGACGGTGCCGCCCATGCGGCGCAAACATCGCGTGACGCGCCCGGGACGGAACCCGACCTTGCAATTCTGTTCAGTTGCATCGGCCGGAAGCTGGTGTTGAAGCAAAGGGTTGAGGAGGAAGTGGACGCCGTGCGCGAAGTGCTCGGTCCACGAGCCGTGATGACAGGCTTTTATTCGCATGGGGAAATCTCACCGTTTGCGCCGGGACAGAAGTGCGAACTGCACAACCAGACGATGAGCATCACGACTCTCACCGAAAGATGA
- a CDS encoding sigma-70 family RNA polymerase sigma factor produces the protein MVNSLNDDELLKRYAAVPSDAVFEILVTRHVNLVYGAALRQVRDTSLAEEVTQTTFLLLARKAASLSSGTILAGWLYRTTRFVAREALRSERRRQARDKAAMETLYEPPGDHHWEDIAPALDQALAELPERERLPLLLRFFENKTLREVGSALGISEDAAQKRVARALDRLRNTFTSEGITVSSATLMTLLSTSGPQAAPAGLAASIVSAAGIGSGLALTSPLFTQTALKLMAFTKLKIAGTALLLVAVTAVPVVVQQRQLTELRNENELVRKEAPVTASAEMPAVEADSDELAKLRRDAAEVLRLRGEIGLLTRENQELARAAASQIIKPDEREKGTDPMARFTLGRELAAQGKHAEALQHFLWCYDEGVGQSRAFAGVRSSFLLMQLSELAKHYAPARDALIARRDAAEQKIISGNPDPYDVHTLLQLNEKTGPPSRMLTLFDELPEGHPARAMIIDAAGEQFIAARRYKDVASGRPEAVFDRYAHITTDSKERAPNDFVQSSLRRLAINSGIGGVEALAGAGDVARAISLADKVLAFDGSAETRGLLLQHAVRAGNADLIAHLRATAAPRSPTAE, from the coding sequence ATGGTGAACAGCCTCAATGACGACGAACTACTGAAACGGTACGCTGCCGTACCGTCTGACGCGGTCTTCGAGATTCTCGTCACGCGGCATGTGAATCTCGTTTATGGCGCCGCGTTGCGTCAGGTCAGGGATACCTCGCTGGCAGAGGAGGTGACTCAAACCACCTTTCTGCTCCTTGCCCGAAAAGCCGCCTCATTATCCTCGGGAACGATCCTTGCAGGCTGGCTATATCGCACCACCCGCTTTGTTGCCCGTGAAGCCTTGCGCTCAGAGCGACGACGCCAAGCACGGGATAAAGCTGCCATGGAAACTTTGTATGAACCACCAGGGGATCATCACTGGGAGGACATCGCCCCTGCACTCGACCAGGCCCTGGCGGAACTGCCCGAGCGCGAACGACTGCCGTTGCTGCTGCGATTCTTCGAAAACAAAACGCTGAGAGAGGTGGGCAGCGCGCTGGGCATTTCTGAAGACGCGGCCCAAAAACGCGTCGCCCGCGCGCTGGACCGGCTGAGGAACACATTCACAAGCGAAGGCATCACGGTTTCAAGCGCAACGCTCATGACGCTGCTTTCAACCAGCGGCCCGCAGGCCGCGCCAGCTGGACTGGCAGCTTCGATCGTCAGCGCAGCCGGAATTGGCTCGGGTCTCGCATTAACGTCCCCTCTATTCACCCAGACCGCCTTGAAACTTATGGCATTCACCAAATTGAAAATTGCCGGGACAGCGCTGCTGCTGGTCGCTGTCACTGCCGTGCCGGTCGTTGTTCAACAAAGGCAACTCACCGAGCTGCGCAACGAAAACGAACTCGTGAGAAAGGAGGCGCCTGTGACGGCGTCTGCTGAAATGCCCGCCGTGGAGGCAGACAGTGATGAACTCGCAAAGCTGCGTCGCGATGCCGCCGAGGTGCTGCGGCTGCGGGGCGAGATCGGGCTGCTCACGCGCGAAAACCAGGAACTCGCCCGCGCCGCCGCGTCCCAAATAATCAAGCCCGATGAGCGGGAGAAAGGCACCGATCCAATGGCGCGCTTCACCCTCGGACGAGAGCTTGCTGCACAAGGAAAACACGCGGAAGCCCTGCAGCACTTTCTATGGTGTTACGACGAAGGTGTTGGACAATCCCGCGCGTTCGCGGGCGTGCGCAGCAGTTTTCTCCTGATGCAATTGAGCGAATTGGCGAAGCATTACGCGCCAGCCCGGGACGCTCTGATAGCCCGCCGTGACGCAGCGGAACAGAAGATCATCAGCGGCAACCCGGATCCTTACGATGTACATACCCTGCTCCAGCTGAACGAAAAAACCGGACCGCCTTCCAGAATGTTGACGTTGTTTGATGAACTTCCAGAAGGACATCCCGCCCGCGCAATGATTATTGACGCTGCAGGGGAGCAGTTCATCGCGGCGCGGCGCTACAAGGACGTGGCGTCAGGCCGACCCGAAGCGGTTTTTGACCGCTATGCACACATCACCACGGACTCGAAGGAACGCGCGCCAAACGACTTCGTTCAATCGTCTTTGCGCAGGCTCGCGATCAACTCGGGCATTGGAGGGGTCGAGGCATTGGCGGGCGCGGGCGATGTGGCCCGGGCCATTTCGCTCGCGGACAAGGTGCTGGCCTTCGACGGATCTGCAGAGACTCGCGGCCTGTTGCTGCAGCACGCTGTTCGCGCTGGCAACGCCGACTTAATAGCGCACCTTCGCGCCACAGCCGCTCCCCGCAGCCCAACAGCCGAATAG
- a CDS encoding NHL repeat-containing protein, with amino-acid sequence MQSPMLVGFILLLLPFGVYGELFVSDFDNNRVHRYNATNGSFIDVIVPNTNNLLSLPHGLAFGPDGNLYVASAGNDSVLRYNGTNGGFMDVFIGADAGLDYPVRLLFRPDGMLWISSQLNDRVLRFNATNGSFVDAFVTNSAATNGFSDMTFGPDGHLYVVGRFSNRVMQFNGTNGALMRVIVSNHLSQPFGLRFGATNELLVVSGNDNRVQRFDGHDGAWLGEFTTEGNLGLPVGLVHGPDGNVYVASYSTHKIARFDGVDGTYLGDFVVPGSGGLSGPNFMAFSPATLPAPELIITTSGEELDVMWPRMTIPSILEQTDDPAFSDWTRAPGAISINSTAKSVPVSPSASNRFFRLKLLE; translated from the coding sequence ATGCAATCCCCGATGCTAGTTGGGTTTATATTGCTCCTGCTGCCGTTTGGTGTTTACGGAGAATTGTTCGTCAGCGATTTCGATAACAACCGGGTGCACCGCTACAACGCGACGAATGGGAGCTTCATTGATGTCATCGTCCCCAATACGAACAACCTGCTCAGCCTTCCCCACGGCCTGGCATTTGGTCCCGACGGGAACCTCTATGTGGCGAGCGCGGGCAACGATTCAGTCCTGCGTTACAATGGAACCAACGGCGGGTTCATGGATGTGTTCATCGGTGCGGATGCGGGCCTCGATTATCCCGTGCGGCTACTTTTCCGGCCCGACGGCATGCTTTGGATCAGCAGCCAGCTCAACGATCGCGTGCTTCGTTTCAACGCAACAAACGGATCATTTGTGGATGCGTTCGTCACAAACTCCGCTGCCACAAACGGTTTTTCTGACATGACATTTGGACCAGACGGACACCTGTACGTCGTTGGCCGTTTCAGCAACAGAGTTATGCAATTCAACGGGACGAATGGCGCACTCATGCGCGTGATCGTTTCCAATCACCTCTCGCAGCCGTTCGGACTGCGCTTCGGAGCCACCAACGAGCTTCTGGTGGTGAGCGGCAACGACAATCGTGTGCAGCGATTTGACGGTCACGATGGCGCCTGGCTGGGCGAATTCACAACCGAGGGGAACCTTGGCCTGCCTGTCGGCCTGGTGCATGGGCCTGACGGCAACGTGTACGTGGCGAGCTACAGCACTCACAAAATCGCCCGGTTCGACGGAGTGGACGGTACGTATCTGGGCGATTTCGTTGTGCCGGGCAGCGGGGGCTTGTCCGGGCCCAACTTCATGGCTTTCAGCCCGGCGACACTTCCAGCGCCGGAATTGATCATCACAACATCAGGCGAGGAACTGGATGTCATGTGGCCGCGGATGACCATTCCTTCGATCCTGGAACAGACTGACGATCCGGCATTCTCCGATTGGACGCGGGCTCCAGGAGCCATTTCGATCAATTCGACAGCAAAGTCCGTCCCCGTTTCTCCATCGGCGAGCAACAGGTTCTTCCGTCTGAAATTGTTGGAATGA